A single Suricata suricatta isolate VVHF042 chromosome 2, meerkat_22Aug2017_6uvM2_HiC, whole genome shotgun sequence DNA region contains:
- the NDUFA4 gene encoding cytochrome c oxidase subunit NDUFA4 has protein sequence MLRRILGQAKKHPSLIPLFIFIGAGGTGAAMYVMRLALFNPDVSWDRKNNPEPWNKLGPNDQYKFYSVNVDYSKLKKEGPDF, from the exons ATGTTACGCCGGATCCTCGGTCAGGCCAAGAAGCATCCGAGC TTGATCCCGCTCTTCATATTTATTGGAGCGGGAGGCACTGGAGCAGCAATGTATGTCATGCGCCTGGCATTGTTCAATCCAGATGTCAG ttgGGATAGGAAGAATAACCCAGAACCCTGGAACAAACTGGGTCCCAATGATCAGTACAAG ttcTACTCAGTGAATGTAGATTACAGCAAACTGAAGAAAGAAGGTCCAGACTTCTAA